The following proteins are encoded in a genomic region of Diabrotica virgifera virgifera chromosome 1, PGI_DIABVI_V3a:
- the LOC126892857 gene encoding uncharacterized protein LOC126892857 — translation MSSRSRRIMNLLNVSHLPDEWENSCDKDPNVSNEEKENIPLSSTSKRSSRSSSSSSSSSSSVNSSSSSSSSSSSSSRCCSLEQGRFVSHILKGKEIEAQPQSLSSRTTSPSILESVILTPRTPAVHYRISPMNSEESDADISDNDPTYNEHQGRKRSPSSSSSSSDDGTSEVVATSPRRSKKRKADPTKWKQNNQKIKRNAGEQYISTKTRNVVPARQMKSPCNQKCRLKCSENFDEAKRLQHFKCFWALGDLQLQRMFIKARMALVEPKYKYSNAQHPRAPNAAFYLYDDNAKIRVCKTFFINTLGITSKMIRTVRYKTNNCNSVEEDRRGKHNSHRRVDDNLKEDIIRFINLIPRIESHYLRASTSREFISGSKSITDLFRDFQEKQKNNSRDSGKFHLFYEIFTTHFNLGFFQPKKDQCDLCLQYNNSSADQRLALKVKYDTHLEEKELSRAEKKNDRMTLDKYNLCVCYDVQAIMQSPNGETSSFYYKSKLNSYNFTLTVLNKLPENEDDFKGYGDVHCYFWDETQGKRGAVEIGSCVLDFLKKVCEDAGEHEVNVTFVTDNCCGQNKNKYIASLYMFAVTTIKNLKGITHKFLIKGHTQNEADNVHMLIQKQISRDLKAGPILTPLQYTTAIQRARKTGKPFIVHTLNHNFFYDLKDLQVKWGYNFNVDEEKNTIVWNHIKVMKFTKGNPFFFQYKTSYKDAFKQINVRNKRKKMLDNKEISIKTVYSAPFELSLNKKQDLKELISKRLIDPYHACYYNNMLM, via the exons atgTCATCACGATCGCGAAGAATTATGAACCTTCTTAATGTTTCACATCTACCTGATGAATGGGAAAACAGTTGCGATAAGGACCCAAAC GTCAGCAATGAAGAAAAAGAGAACATCCCTTTAAGTTCAACATCAAAACGTTCGTCGAGATCGTCATCTAGTAGTTCCAGTTCGTCTTCTAGCGTCAACAGTAGCAGTTCGTCATCTTCTAGCAGCAGCTCTTCCTCTCGATGTTGTTCACTGGAACAAGGACGATTTGTTTCCCATATCTTAAAAGGTAAAGAAATTGAAGCCCAGCCTCAGTCTTTATCATCTAGAACTACTTCACCTTCAATACTAGAATCCGTAATTTTAACACCACGAACTCCAGCTGTACATTACCGTATATCGCCAATGAATTCAGAAGAGAGTGATGCTGATATTAGTGACAATGATCCCACTTATAATGAACATCAAGGTAGAAAACGTTCGCCAAGCTCATCTTCAAGTTCCTCTGATGATGGTACTTCTGAAGTAGTTGCAACATCGCCCAGGAGATCGAAGAAACGTAAAGCTGATCCTACTAAATGGAAGCAAAATAACCAAAAGATAAAACGAAATGCAGGAGAACAATACATTTCTACTAAGACTAGAAACGTTGTTCCTGCGCGGCAAATGAAGAGTCCATGCAATCAGAAATGCAGATTGAAATGCAGCGAAAATTTTGATGAGGCTAAAAGACTTCAACATTTCAAATGTTTTTGGGCACTAGGAGATTTGCAATTACAGCGTATGTTTATAAAAGCAAGAATGGCTTTAGTTGAACCTAAATATAAGTATTCAAACGCTCAACATCCCAGAGCACCAAATGCTGCTTTCTACTTGTACGATGATAACGCCAAAATCAGAGTCtgcaaaacattttttatcaataCGTTGGGAATAACAAGTAAAATGATTCGCACAGTAAGATATAAGACTAACAATTGCAATTCTGTTGAAGAAGATAGAAGAGGCAAACATAATAGTCATAGACGCGTGGATGACAATCTGAAAGAAGATATCATTAGATTTATCAATCTAATACCACGAATTGAATCGCATTATTTAAGAGCGTCGACCTCGAGAGAGTTCATAAGTGGATCGAAAAGTATTACTGACTTGTTTAGAGACTTTCAAGAAAAACAGAAGAATAATTCCCGAGATTCTGGAAagtttcatttgttttatgagaTTTTTACTACCCATTTTAATTTGGGTTTTTTTCAACCCAAGAAAGATCAATGCGATCTTTGTTTACAGTATAACAACTCTTCTGCTGATCAGAGGCTTGCTCTCAAAGTCAAATATGATACTCACCTAGAAGAAAAGGAATTAAGCCGAGCAGAAAAAAAGAATGATAGAATGACTCTTGACAAATATAATTTATGCGTTTGCTACGATGTTCAAGCGATAATGCAAAGTCCCAATGGAGAAACATCATCGTTTTATTATAAATCCAAATTGAATAGCTACAACTTTACTTTGACTGTGTTAAATAAATTACCAGAGAATGAAGACGATTTTAAAGGCTATGGTGACGTGCATTGCTATTTCTGGGATGAGACCCAAGGAAAAAGAGGTGCAGTGGAGATTGGAAGTTGCGTTTTAGACTTTTTAAAGAAGGTTTGTGAGGATGCAGGTGAACATGAAGTTAACGTAACATTTGTAACAGATAATTGTTGTggccaaaacaaaaataaatacatagCTTCTTTATACATGTTTGCAGTCACTACTATAAAAAACTTAAAGGGCATAACTCACAAATTCCTTATAAAAGGTCATACGCAAAATGAAGCCGACAATGTACACATGCTGATACAGAAACAAATATCAAGAGATTTAAAAGCTGGTCCAATCTTAACACCACTTCAATACACCACCGCAATTCAGAGAGCTAGGAAAACGGGGAAACCTTTTATCGTTCATACTTTGAATCATAATTTCTTTTACGACTTGAAAGATTTACAAGTCAAGTGGGGATATAATTTCAACGTTGACGAAGAGAAGAATACCATCGTATGGAATCACATCAAAGTTATGAAATTTACGAAAGGGAACCCATTCTTTTTTCAATATAAGACATCATACAAAGACGcatttaaacaaataaatgttagaaacaaaagaaagaaaatgttggataataaagaaatatctatcaaaacaGTTTATAGTGCGCCATTTGAGTTAAGTTTAAATAAGAAACAGGATCTCAAAGAATTAATTTCTAAGAGACTTATTGACCCTTATCATGCCTGTTACTATAATAATATGTTAATGTAA
- the LOC126892859 gene encoding uncharacterized protein LOC126892859, with protein sequence MTDAGFLKGQSDNLPLVDMFMVATYIKNSESFSLAEVRGVKTNRSARPSYGDSAVGWVQVRRDKNVCTVKAKMTPEHNVSKTQYAVTCNIDEECEKVLNIQCHDCAASSGGCKHSIALLMWLHRRSEEPSPTEVSCYWAKSKLSKVGTSVKYLTLKDFGAQEELSSDEESSLFLQEVVNQGLEHNVESQLLKHFKPNRILQHLGLHQLMLNFVSRNDFSEMALNFSEFLELCYQEVDPQLCSEAAAITIEQSNSGLWFDLRYARITASKIYDAAHCKKSDGSLVNQILGVTKLPATEAMSRGKRLEDAVIKAIEKKLKMKLSHIGLQLNHRHPIFGASPDAISEEFVVKIKCPQSEKTICNYLTKNMEITAKYKAQVQLQMFLCKKQKALFCVADPNFEENLNFFDIWVPCDEEYIKMLMDAAENFWQHNIFTYLCNSFKK encoded by the exons atgactgACGCCGGGTTTTTAAAGGGACAGTCTGACAATTTACCTTTAGTGGATATGTTTATGGTGGCGACTTACATCAAAAACAGCGAAAGTTTTTCTCTTGCTGAAGTTCGAGGTGTTAAAACTAACAG ATCCGCTAGGCCTTCTTATGGTGACTCTGCTGTTGGATGGGTGCAAGTTCGAAGGGATAAAAATGTGTGCACAGTTAAAGCTAAAATGACACCTGAACACAATGTGAGCAAAACACAATATGCTGTAACTTGCAATATTGATGAGGAATGTGAAAAGGTGTTAAATATTCAGTGCCATGACTGTGCTGCCTcttcag GTGGGTGTAAGCATTCCATAGCACTCTTGATGTGGCTTCACAGAAGGAGTGAAGAACCTTCTCCAACTGAAGTTTCTTGTTACTGGGCAAAGAGTAAACTTTCCAAAGTTGGAACTTCGGTTAAATACCTAACTTTGAAGGATTTTGGAGCACAAGAAGAACTGAGCTCAGATGAAGAAAGCTCACTCTTTTTACAGGAAGTTGTGAACCAAGGACTAGAACATAATGTTGAGAGTCAGCTATTGAAACACTTCAAGCCTAACAGAATTTTGCAACATCTTGGACTACATCAATTGATGTTAAATTTTGTTAGCAGAAATGATTTTTCGGAAATGGCACTGAATTTTTCAGAATTTCTAGAACTTTGTTATCAGGAAGTGGATCCCCAACTATGTTCTGAAGCTGCAGCAATAACGATTGAACAGTCTAATTCCGGTTTATGGTTTGATCTGCGATATGCAAGAATAACTGCATCAAAGATTTATGATGCAGCACACTGCAAAAAATCAGATGGTTCCCTGGTTAACCAAATACTTGGTGTAACCAAACTTCCTGCTACAGAAGCCATGTCTCGAGGAAAAAGGCTTGAGGATGCTGTAATTAAAgctatagaaaaaaaattaaagatgaaACTCAGTCATATTGGGTTACAATTAAATCACAGGCATCCAATATTTGGGGCTTCTCCAGATGCTATATCTGAAGAATTTGTAGTTAAAATAAAATGTCCTCAATCTGAGAAAACTATTTGTaactatttaacaaaaaatatggaaaTTACAGCAAAATACAAAGCTCAAGTGCAGCTACAGATGTTTCTATGTAAGAAACAAAAAGCATTATTTTGTGTTGCAGATCCTAATTTtgaggaaaatttaaatttttttgatatatgGGTACCATGTGATGAAGAATACATAAAGATGTTAATGGATGCTGCAGAAAACTTCTGGCAAcataatatatttacatatttatgTAACTctttcaaaaaatga